A single Garra rufa chromosome 9, GarRuf1.0, whole genome shotgun sequence DNA region contains:
- the ano10a gene encoding anoctamin-10 isoform X2: protein MQLGLSFSDSDVSSFNPLVVLELADDAKAEAITWLLNRIRDKQQNGGAELLVDRLLFPAQDGQKPNPNVFVVGSTLQRLLHGAEDVGLFKEFQDGIMRGFTYVNRESFKDFDGDGEGFLSDAECQYIIKHELDTLRAKNEEHVPGYPKLKLYPGKSVVRRLQSKGVLIQYFPLHNKEDLKRLSFSWYKKIKLSFQPLDDIRHYFGEGLALYFGFLEYFTYALVPMALIGIPYYLFDWEDYDKYVLFAVFNLVWSTVFLEVWKRCSATFAYGWGTLSRKKAFEEPRAGFHGALGFNPVTGREEPVYPSSKRQLRIYLVSVPFVLLCLYLSFYVMMVYFDMEHWAISIYNESPNFATSVLLFVPSIIYAVVIEIMNLLYRYAAEFLTAWENHRLESSFQNHLVLKVLVFNFVNCFASLFYIAFVMQDMALLRQSLATLLITSQILNQVMEAFLPYWLQRRRNKKIHKRMRRIMGDKELPLLQQVQLETEMNTYLGTFDDYLEQFLLFGYVSLFSCVYPLAAVLVVLNNITEVYSDAFKMCHVFKRPFSEPAANIGVWQLAFETMSLIAVVTNCALIGLSPQMKAYFPESETQLILIVVAIEHVLLAFKFILAFVIPDVPKHIQVKLAKLDFDSLEALKKRKILEAAES from the exons ATGCAACTTGGCTTGTCGTTTTCTGACAGTGATGTCTCCTCGTTCAACCCTCTGGTGGTCCTGGAGCTTGCTGATGACGCTAAAGCAGAGGCCATCACTTGGTTACTAAACAGGATCAGAGACAAGCAGCAAAATGGAG GAGCAGAGTTGTTGGTGGATCGGCTCCTGTTTCCAGCTCAGGATGGTCAGAAGCCTAATCCAAATGTTTTTGTGGTGGGCTCCACGTTGCAGAGGCTTTTACATGGAGCTGAGGATGTAGGTTTGTTTAAGGAGTTTCAAGATGGGATAATGCGAGGATTCACTTATGTCAACAGAGAAAGCTTCAAAGATTTTGACG GAGACGGTGAAGGATTTCTCAGTGACGCAGAGTGTCAATACATTATCAAACATGAGTTGGACACACTTAGGGCTAAAAATGAAGAGCATGTTCCAGGATACCCTAAGCTTAAGCTCTACCCTGGAAAATCAGTTG tgcggaggttgcagtctaAAGGTGTCCTAATCCAGTATTTTCCTCTCCATAACAAAGAAGACCTTAAAAGACTCTCGTTCTCATGGTACAAAAAGATCAAATTGTCCTTCCAGCCACTGG ATGACATCAGACATTACTTTGGTGAGGGTCTGGCACTCTACTTTGGATTTCTGGAGTATTTCACATATGCCTTGGTGCCCATGGCCCTCATTGGTATACCTTACTACCTCTTTGACTGGGAGGACTATGACAAGTATGTGCTGTTTGCTGTCTTCAACCTGGTTTGGTCTACAGTATTCTTGGAAGTGTGGAAGAGATGCAGCGCTACGTTTGCGTATGGGTGGGGAACCCTGAGCCGCAAAAAAGCGTTTGAAGAACCGAGGGCTGGATTCCATGGAGCTCTGGGGTTTAATCCAGTCACGGGACGAGAGGAGCCAGTCTACCCTAGCTCAAA GCGGCAGTTGAGGATATATTTGGTGTCCGTTCCTTTCGTTCTGCTGTGCCTGTATCTGTCCTTTTACGTGATGATGGTTTACTTTGACATGGAGCACTGGGCCATAAGTATATACAATGAAAGTCCAAACTTTGCGACCAGCGTTCTGCTGTTTGTACCCAGTATCATCTACGCTGTGGTCATCGAGATCATGAACTTACTGTATCGCTATGCAGCAGAGTTTCTCACAGCCTGGG aaaaccaCAGATTGGAGTCATCATTTCAAAATCACCTTGTGCTCAAGGTTTTGGTG TTTAACTTCGTAAACTGCTTTGCCTCTCTCTTCTATATTGCCTTTGTCATGCAAGATATGGCGCTTTTGAGACAG AGTTTGGCCACACTGCTCATCACCTCTCAAATCCTGAATCAAGTGATGGAGGCCTTCCTGCCATACTGGCTGCAGAGGAGAAGGAACAAGAAGATCCATAAGAGGATGAGGAGAATCATGGGTGATAAAGAGCTCCCCCTGCTGCAACAAGTTCAGCTGGAGACTGAAATGAACACCTATCTG GGCACGTTTGACGACTACCTTGAGCAGTTCCTGTTGTTCGGCTATGTGAGTCTGTTCTCCTGTGTGTATCCGCTGGCTGCTGTGTTGGTGGTGCTGAACAACATCACTGAGGTTTATTCTGACGCCTTCAAGATGTGCCATGTTTTCAAGCGGCCCTTCTCAGAACCAGCTGCGAACATCGGGGTGTGGCAG TTGGCATTCGAGACGATGAGCCTTATCGCTGTGGTGACCAACTGTGCCTTGATTGGTTTGTCCCCACAAATGAAAGCGTACTTCCCTGAATCAGAGACTCAGCTGATCCTCATTGTGGTGGCAATAGAG
- the ano10a gene encoding anoctamin-10 isoform X1 — translation MQLGLSFSDSDVSSFNPLVVLELADDAKAEAITWLLNRIRDKQQNGGAELLVDRLLFPAQDGQKPNPNVFVVGSTLQRLLHGAEDVGLFKEFQDGIMRGFTYVNRESFKDFDGDGEGFLSDAECQYIIKHELDTLRAKNEEHVPGYPKLKLYPGKSVVRRLQSKGVLIQYFPLHNKEDLKRLSFSWYKKIKLSFQPLDDIRHYFGEGLALYFGFLEYFTYALVPMALIGIPYYLFDWEDYDKYVLFAVFNLVWSTVFLEVWKRCSATFAYGWGTLSRKKAFEEPRAGFHGALGFNPVTGREEPVYPSSKRQLRIYLVSVPFVLLCLYLSFYVMMVYFDMEHWAISIYNESPNFATSVLLFVPSIIYAVVIEIMNLLYRYAAEFLTAWENHRLESSFQNHLVLKVLVFNFVNCFASLFYIAFVMQDMALLRQSLATLLITSQILNQVMEAFLPYWLQRRRNKKIHKRMRRIMGDKELPLLQQVQLETEMNTYLGTFDDYLEQFLLFGYVSLFSCVYPLAAVLVVLNNITEVYSDAFKMCHVFKRPFSEPAANIGVWQLAFETMSLIAVVTNCALIGLSPQMKAYFPESETQLILIVVAIEHVLLAFKFILAFVIPDVPKHIQVKLAKLDFDSLEALKKRRRALGRKYWKLRRAEISGISDE, via the exons ATGCAACTTGGCTTGTCGTTTTCTGACAGTGATGTCTCCTCGTTCAACCCTCTGGTGGTCCTGGAGCTTGCTGATGACGCTAAAGCAGAGGCCATCACTTGGTTACTAAACAGGATCAGAGACAAGCAGCAAAATGGAG GAGCAGAGTTGTTGGTGGATCGGCTCCTGTTTCCAGCTCAGGATGGTCAGAAGCCTAATCCAAATGTTTTTGTGGTGGGCTCCACGTTGCAGAGGCTTTTACATGGAGCTGAGGATGTAGGTTTGTTTAAGGAGTTTCAAGATGGGATAATGCGAGGATTCACTTATGTCAACAGAGAAAGCTTCAAAGATTTTGACG GAGACGGTGAAGGATTTCTCAGTGACGCAGAGTGTCAATACATTATCAAACATGAGTTGGACACACTTAGGGCTAAAAATGAAGAGCATGTTCCAGGATACCCTAAGCTTAAGCTCTACCCTGGAAAATCAGTTG tgcggaggttgcagtctaAAGGTGTCCTAATCCAGTATTTTCCTCTCCATAACAAAGAAGACCTTAAAAGACTCTCGTTCTCATGGTACAAAAAGATCAAATTGTCCTTCCAGCCACTGG ATGACATCAGACATTACTTTGGTGAGGGTCTGGCACTCTACTTTGGATTTCTGGAGTATTTCACATATGCCTTGGTGCCCATGGCCCTCATTGGTATACCTTACTACCTCTTTGACTGGGAGGACTATGACAAGTATGTGCTGTTTGCTGTCTTCAACCTGGTTTGGTCTACAGTATTCTTGGAAGTGTGGAAGAGATGCAGCGCTACGTTTGCGTATGGGTGGGGAACCCTGAGCCGCAAAAAAGCGTTTGAAGAACCGAGGGCTGGATTCCATGGAGCTCTGGGGTTTAATCCAGTCACGGGACGAGAGGAGCCAGTCTACCCTAGCTCAAA GCGGCAGTTGAGGATATATTTGGTGTCCGTTCCTTTCGTTCTGCTGTGCCTGTATCTGTCCTTTTACGTGATGATGGTTTACTTTGACATGGAGCACTGGGCCATAAGTATATACAATGAAAGTCCAAACTTTGCGACCAGCGTTCTGCTGTTTGTACCCAGTATCATCTACGCTGTGGTCATCGAGATCATGAACTTACTGTATCGCTATGCAGCAGAGTTTCTCACAGCCTGGG aaaaccaCAGATTGGAGTCATCATTTCAAAATCACCTTGTGCTCAAGGTTTTGGTG TTTAACTTCGTAAACTGCTTTGCCTCTCTCTTCTATATTGCCTTTGTCATGCAAGATATGGCGCTTTTGAGACAG AGTTTGGCCACACTGCTCATCACCTCTCAAATCCTGAATCAAGTGATGGAGGCCTTCCTGCCATACTGGCTGCAGAGGAGAAGGAACAAGAAGATCCATAAGAGGATGAGGAGAATCATGGGTGATAAAGAGCTCCCCCTGCTGCAACAAGTTCAGCTGGAGACTGAAATGAACACCTATCTG GGCACGTTTGACGACTACCTTGAGCAGTTCCTGTTGTTCGGCTATGTGAGTCTGTTCTCCTGTGTGTATCCGCTGGCTGCTGTGTTGGTGGTGCTGAACAACATCACTGAGGTTTATTCTGACGCCTTCAAGATGTGCCATGTTTTCAAGCGGCCCTTCTCAGAACCAGCTGCGAACATCGGGGTGTGGCAG TTGGCATTCGAGACGATGAGCCTTATCGCTGTGGTGACCAACTGTGCCTTGATTGGTTTGTCCCCACAAATGAAAGCGTACTTCCCTGAATCAGAGACTCAGCTGATCCTCATTGTGGTGGCAATAGAG
- the ano10a gene encoding anoctamin-10 isoform X3 — MQLGLSFSDSDVSSFNPLVVLELADDAKAEAITWLLNRIRDKQQNGGAELLVDRLLFPAQDGQKPNPNVFVVGSTLQRLLHGAEDVGLFKEFQDGIMRGFTYVNRESFKDFDGDGEGFLSDAECQYIIKHELDTLRAKNEEHVPGYPKLKLYPGKSVVRRLQSKGVLIQYFPLHNKEDLKRLSFSWYKKIKLSFQPLDDIRHYFGEGLALYFGFLEYFTYALVPMALIGIPYYLFDWEDYDKYVLFAVFNLVWSTVFLEVWKRCSATFAYGWGTLSRKKAFEEPRAGFHGALGFNPVTGREEPVYPSSKRQLRIYLVSVPFVLLCLYLSFYVMMVYFDMEHWAISIYNESPNFATSVLLFVPSIIYAVVIEIMNLLYRYAAEFLTAWENHRLESSFQNHLVLKVLVFNFVNCFASLFYIAFVMQDMALLRQSLATLLITSQILNQVMEAFLPYWLQRRRNKKIHKRMRRIMGDKELPLLQQVQLETEMNTYLGTFDDYLEQFLLFGYVSLFSCVYPLAAVLVVLNNITEVYSDAFKMCHVFKRPFSEPAANIGVWQLAFETMSLIAVVTNCALIGLSPQMKAYFPESETQLILIVVAIEHVLLAFKFILAFVIPDVPKHIQVKLAKLDFDSLEALKKRDD, encoded by the exons ATGCAACTTGGCTTGTCGTTTTCTGACAGTGATGTCTCCTCGTTCAACCCTCTGGTGGTCCTGGAGCTTGCTGATGACGCTAAAGCAGAGGCCATCACTTGGTTACTAAACAGGATCAGAGACAAGCAGCAAAATGGAG GAGCAGAGTTGTTGGTGGATCGGCTCCTGTTTCCAGCTCAGGATGGTCAGAAGCCTAATCCAAATGTTTTTGTGGTGGGCTCCACGTTGCAGAGGCTTTTACATGGAGCTGAGGATGTAGGTTTGTTTAAGGAGTTTCAAGATGGGATAATGCGAGGATTCACTTATGTCAACAGAGAAAGCTTCAAAGATTTTGACG GAGACGGTGAAGGATTTCTCAGTGACGCAGAGTGTCAATACATTATCAAACATGAGTTGGACACACTTAGGGCTAAAAATGAAGAGCATGTTCCAGGATACCCTAAGCTTAAGCTCTACCCTGGAAAATCAGTTG tgcggaggttgcagtctaAAGGTGTCCTAATCCAGTATTTTCCTCTCCATAACAAAGAAGACCTTAAAAGACTCTCGTTCTCATGGTACAAAAAGATCAAATTGTCCTTCCAGCCACTGG ATGACATCAGACATTACTTTGGTGAGGGTCTGGCACTCTACTTTGGATTTCTGGAGTATTTCACATATGCCTTGGTGCCCATGGCCCTCATTGGTATACCTTACTACCTCTTTGACTGGGAGGACTATGACAAGTATGTGCTGTTTGCTGTCTTCAACCTGGTTTGGTCTACAGTATTCTTGGAAGTGTGGAAGAGATGCAGCGCTACGTTTGCGTATGGGTGGGGAACCCTGAGCCGCAAAAAAGCGTTTGAAGAACCGAGGGCTGGATTCCATGGAGCTCTGGGGTTTAATCCAGTCACGGGACGAGAGGAGCCAGTCTACCCTAGCTCAAA GCGGCAGTTGAGGATATATTTGGTGTCCGTTCCTTTCGTTCTGCTGTGCCTGTATCTGTCCTTTTACGTGATGATGGTTTACTTTGACATGGAGCACTGGGCCATAAGTATATACAATGAAAGTCCAAACTTTGCGACCAGCGTTCTGCTGTTTGTACCCAGTATCATCTACGCTGTGGTCATCGAGATCATGAACTTACTGTATCGCTATGCAGCAGAGTTTCTCACAGCCTGGG aaaaccaCAGATTGGAGTCATCATTTCAAAATCACCTTGTGCTCAAGGTTTTGGTG TTTAACTTCGTAAACTGCTTTGCCTCTCTCTTCTATATTGCCTTTGTCATGCAAGATATGGCGCTTTTGAGACAG AGTTTGGCCACACTGCTCATCACCTCTCAAATCCTGAATCAAGTGATGGAGGCCTTCCTGCCATACTGGCTGCAGAGGAGAAGGAACAAGAAGATCCATAAGAGGATGAGGAGAATCATGGGTGATAAAGAGCTCCCCCTGCTGCAACAAGTTCAGCTGGAGACTGAAATGAACACCTATCTG GGCACGTTTGACGACTACCTTGAGCAGTTCCTGTTGTTCGGCTATGTGAGTCTGTTCTCCTGTGTGTATCCGCTGGCTGCTGTGTTGGTGGTGCTGAACAACATCACTGAGGTTTATTCTGACGCCTTCAAGATGTGCCATGTTTTCAAGCGGCCCTTCTCAGAACCAGCTGCGAACATCGGGGTGTGGCAG TTGGCATTCGAGACGATGAGCCTTATCGCTGTGGTGACCAACTGTGCCTTGATTGGTTTGTCCCCACAAATGAAAGCGTACTTCCCTGAATCAGAGACTCAGCTGATCCTCATTGTGGTGGCAATAGAG